In Drosophila yakuba strain Tai18E2 chromosome 2R, Prin_Dyak_Tai18E2_2.1, whole genome shotgun sequence, a single genomic region encodes these proteins:
- the LOC6531385 gene encoding 60S acidic ribosomal protein P2, with the protein MRYVAAYLLAVLGGKDTPANADLEKILSSVGIEVDAERLTKVIKELAGKSIEELIKQGREKLSSMPVGGGGAVAAADAAPAAAAGGDKKEAKKEEKKEESESEDDDMGFALFE; encoded by the coding sequence ATGCGTTACGTGGCTGCTTACCTTCTGGCCGTCCTCGGTGGCAAGGACACCCCCGCCAACGCCGACCTGGAGAAGATCCTCAGCTCTGTGGGCATTGAGGTCGACGCTGAGCGCCTGACCAAGGTCATCAAGGAGCTGGCTGGCAAGAGCATCGAGGAGCTCATCAAGCAGGGACGCGAGAAGCTCTCCTCGATGCCggtgggcggcggtggtgccgtcgctgccgctgaTGCCGCacccgctgccgccgccggtGGCGACAAGAAGGAGGCCAagaaggaggagaagaaggaaGAGTCTGAGTCCGAGGACGACGACATGGGCTTCGCTCTCTTCGAATAA
- the LOC6531386 gene encoding cyclin-dependent kinase 4, with product MSLSRQLKRQKMSQGKKFGDGDPFNYQELNIIGEGAYGTVYRARDVITGNIVALKKVRISLNENGVPMSTLREISLLKQLNASNHANIVKLYEVCQFLERDGQLLILLVFEHVEQDLSDLIDRLPKSGMSPPTIQRLSRELLTGVDFLHSHRIIHRDLKPQNLLVSSQGHLKIADFGLAKTYGSEMKLTSVVVTLWYRAPEVLLAQPYNSTVDIWSAACIIFEMFNRRALFPGTSEKNQLDRIFELTGRPTEQQWPQTISVALEHFPQRHPKRPKDFCPQLCKYADDLLNKMLSYDLHLRPSALACLEHDYFQQEPL from the exons ATGTCCCTCTCACGCCAGCTGAAGCGGCAGAAAATGTCCCAGGGGAAGAAGTTCGGCGACGGCGATCCCTTCAACTACCAGGAGCTGAACATCATCGGCGAAG GTGCCTATGGAACGGTCTACAGAGCCCGGGATGTGATCACCGGGAACATTGTGGCGCTGAAGAAGGTGCGGATATCGCTGAACGAGAACGGAGTGCCCATGTCCACACTGCGCGAAATCTCGCTGCTGAAGCAGCTGAATGCCAGCAATCATGCGAATATAGTCAA ACTGTACGAAGTATGCCAGTTCCTGGAGCGCGACGGCCAACTGCTGATTCTGCTGGTCTTCGAGCATGTGGAGCAGGATCTCTCGGATCTGATAGACAGGCTGCCCAAGTCGGGCATGTCGCCGCCCACAATTCAG CGCCTTTCGAGGGAACTGCTGACCGGTGTGGACTTCTTACACTCACACCGCATCATCCATCGGGATCTGAAGCCGCAGAACCTGCTGGTCTCCTCGCAGGGCCACCTCAAGATCGCCGACTTTGGCCTGGCCAAGACGTACGGATCGGAGATGAAGCTCACCTCGGTGGTGGTCACCTTGTGGTACCGCGCACCCGAAGTCCTCCTCGCCCAGCCCTACAACAGCACCGTGGACATCTGGAGTGCCGCCTGCATCATCTTCGAGATGTTCAACCGGCGCGCTCTGTTCCCTGGCACCTCCGAGAAGAATCAGCTGGACCGCATCTTCGA ACTCACTGGCAGACCCACGGAGCAGCAGTGGCCGCAGACCATTTCCGTGGCCCTGGAACACTTTCCCCAGCGGCATCCAAAGAGACCAAAAGACTTTTGCCCACAGCTCTGCAAGTACGCCGATGATCTGctgaat AAAATGCTTTCCTACGACCTCCACCTGCGACCATCCGCCTTGGCCTGCTTGGAGCACGACTACTTCCAGCAGGAGCCCCTATAG
- the LOC6531387 gene encoding uncharacterized protein LOC6531387 translates to MFAYTWKFASLASLVILATTTMAAPQQQEVPHALLDIETPNQFNYSPSPLAQPDSLRSKPYFDFLSTLYAHDTAKSNLFRPYSVRQRRDAAAQKSVLDRPRRAIVFRPLFVYKQQEIRRQEIRERNAERRHDLNRFQRL, encoded by the exons ATGTTTGCGTACACTTGGAAA TTCGCATCACTAGCCTCACTGGTCATCCTGGCAACCACGACGATGGCTGCtccacagcagcaggaggTGCCACACGCCCTGCTGGACATCGAGACGCCCAACCAGTTCAACTACAGTCCATCGCCACTGGCCCAGCCGGACAGTCTGCGCTCCAAGCCCTACTTCGACTTCCTGAGCACCCTGTACGCCCACGACACCGCCAAGTCGAACCTCTTCCGGCCGTACTCGGTGCGCCAGCGCAGGGATGCAGCTGCTCAGAAGAGTGTCCTGGATCGTCCTCGCCGGGCCATCGTCTTCCGCCCGCTGTTCGTGTACAAGCAGCAGGAGATCCGCAGGCAGGAGATCAGGGAAAGGAACGCCGAGAGACGCCACGATCTGAACCGTTTCCAGCGACTGTAG